Below is a genomic region from Fusobacteriaceae bacterium.
CGGTCCCCTCGATTTCCGGGGCAATGCCCGTATCAAAGAAAACATTGATGACTTCCCGGGCTGAAAGTCCCGTGAGATCCGGCATACGGTTGCCTTCAACGCGCCGGCGGTTAGGTTTAATGATGCCGTTGATCTCAGCGGTCGTTTGACCTATGCTCTTGATTTCCATGGCTTCGGCGCTTCCCGCCGGCAAAATGCCCTTGATTTTGATGATCCGCTTGCCGATTTCCGCAAAGACAGGGGCCGCTACGGCGCCGCCGTATTTTTCCTCGATCTTTTTGCCGCGGTTGGGCTTCACAAACATGACCAGAACGACGTAAGCCGGTTTATCAACCGGGAAAAAGCCCACAAAGGACGCGAGGTAATCGTCGGGGAGATAGCCTCCCTTAGGCGAGGCGATCTGCCCGGTGCCGGTTTTCCCGCCGATCCGATATCCCTTGATCTGGGCCCGGGTTCCGGTCCCTTTCTGGACAGCCTGTTCCAGCATGGATTTCATGAGTTCCGAAGTTTCGGGCTTGATGACCGTATCGACGGCCGCGGGTACGTTTCGCCGGATCACGACGCCGTTTTCGTCCTCGATCCGCTCCACGAGGTAAGGCCGGTATCGTACGCCTCCGTTGATGACCGCCGCGAAGGCGACCGCCATCTGGATCGGCGTCATGACGATCCCCTGTCCGAAGGAGCGGTTCACCTTCGTCAGGAGATTCCAGCTCTTCATGGGGAGATTGCGGGGGCGCAACTCATTGGGAAAATCGACGCCGGTCCGCTCATAAAAGCCGAATTTTTGCAAATAATCCTCAAAGGTCTTATTGGAAAATTTCTCTCCGACCTGGACCATGCCGGTGTTGCTGGAGCGGGTAAGGATTTCTTCCGCGGTGATGACGCCCTTGAGGGTCTTCGTGGTCTCGCGGATCGTGTGCCCGACCCGGGTCAGGGTCCCGTCGCCGATATTGAACGTATCGCCGGGCTTGACGAGATCTTCGTTGAGCGCGGCCGACATGACGACGGATTTGAAAATGGAGCCCGGTTCGATCTGGTCCTGGAACGTCCCGTTACGCAGGGCTTTCCCGGCGCTGTAGAGCGAAACGGAGGCAAGGACCCTGCCGTCCCGGGGGTCCAGCACAAGGCCGTAGGCCGCCTCCGCCTTTGTGGCCGCGAATTGCTTCTCGATCTCCTCGGTCAGGACGATTTGCACGTCGCTGTCTATGGTCAGGTAAATGTTCTTGCCGTTGATTTGTTTCTGCATGACGGGTTCCGTGGTGGGGATGCTCTTGCTGCGGTCCCGGACGACCTGCCGGTCCTGTCGGGCCGTCTTTTCCCGCAAATAAGCGTCATAGGCCTTTTCAATTCCGAAAATGCCGGTTTTTTCGTCTTCCGCC
It encodes:
- a CDS encoding transpeptidase family protein, whose protein sequence is MKKSYFPLIYALLFFLYFAYVFHKSPSERKYGYFGTRALLSSRIALFFFLLAVCRLIHIQLKNSDAYSEAIRRQSGAFSLRRGRRGEIFDSAGRPLAWNSTTYEAAVDPSRIHTKPEIAKALGEIFDLPFISGDKDEFIASLVELAKINRKYKRIEKNLTEGQRDTVSDLIEKNGLRKNEIYFGESVERINERYRNIVGYVGYTDGAEDEKTGIFGIEKAYDAYLREKTARQDRQVVRDRSKSIPTTEPVMQKQINGKNIYLTIDSDVQIVLTEEIEKQFAATKAEAAYGLVLDPRDGRVLASVSLYSAGKALRNGTFQDQIEPGSIFKSVVMSAALNEDLVKPGDTFNIGDGTLTRVGHTIRETTKTLKGVITAEEILTRSSNTGMVQVGEKFSNKTFEDYLQKFGFYERTGVDFPNELRPRNLPMKSWNLLTKVNRSFGQGIVMTPIQMAVAFAAVINGGVRYRPYLVERIEDENGVVIRRNVPAAVDTVIKPETSELMKSMLEQAVQKGTGTRAQIKGYRIGGKTGTGQIASPKGGYLPDDYLASFVGFFPVDKPAYVVLVMFVKPNRGKKIEEKYGGAVAAPVFAEIGKRIIKIKGILPAGSAEAMEIKSIGQTTAEINGIIKPNRRRVEGNRMPDLTGLSAREVINVFFDTGIAPEIEGTGLVESQSPAPGAALFGVEAVKVVLTHEIKIDIPAESSFLLKEISAQERNP